The Erythrolamprus reginae isolate rEryReg1 chromosome 3, rEryReg1.hap1, whole genome shotgun sequence genome contains a region encoding:
- the ACOT13 gene encoding acyl-coenzyme A thioesterase 13 gives MTHLTLQSLREVMKAMLDSSCFDRVANKMKVVSANPGKIVCEMKVEEQHTNRGGTLHGGLTATLVDIVSTAALIYTERGAPGVSVDMNITYMSSAKIGEEILITAEVLKQGKTLGFANVNLTDKITGRLIAQGRHTKHLGTSQKK, from the exons ATGACTCACCTCACCCTCCAAAGTCTTCGCGAGGTGATGAAAGCCATGTTGGATTCGTCCTGCTTCGATCGGGTGGCGAATAAG ATGAAGGTTGTCTCTGCAAACCCTGGAAAAATTGTCTGTGAAATGAAAGTTGAGGAACAGCACACAAACAGAGGAGGAACTCTGCATGGGGGCCTGACAGCAACTTTAGTAGACATTGTGTCAACAGCTGCATTAATATATACTGAAAGAGGAGCACCCGGGGTTAGTGTGGACATGAATATTAC GTACATGTCATCAGCTAAGATTGGTGAAGAAATCCTGATCACTGCTGAGGTTCTGAAGCAAGGAAAAACTCTGGGTTTTGCCAACGTGAATTTAACAGATAAGATAACAGGAAGATTAATAGCTCAAGGGAGGCACACCAAGCACTTGGGTACcagtcaaaaaaaataa